A section of the Papio anubis isolate 15944 chromosome 2, Panubis1.0, whole genome shotgun sequence genome encodes:
- the SEMA3G gene encoding semaphorin-3G isoform X2 produces MAPSAWAICWLLGGLLLHGGSSGPSPGPSVPRLRLSYRDLLSANRSAIFLGPRGSLNLQAMYLDEYRDRLFLGGLDALYSLRLDQAWPDPRETECANFVRVLQPHNRTHLLACGTGAFQPTCALITVGHRGEHVLHLEPGSVESGRGRCPHEPSRPFASTFVGGELYTGLTADFLGREAMIFRSGGPRLALRSDSDQSLLHDPRFVMAARIPENSDQDNDKVYFFFSETVPSPDGGLNYVTVSRVGRVCVNDAGGQRVLVNKWSTFLKARLVCSVPGPGGAETHFDQLEDVFLLWPKAGKSLEVYALFSTVSAVFQGFAVCVYHMADIWEVFNGPFAHRDGPQHQWGPYVGKVPFPRPGVCPSKMTAQPGRPFGSTKDYPDEVLQFARAHPLMFWPVRPRHGRPVLVKTHLAQQLHQIVVDRVEAEDGTYDVIFLGTDSGSVLKVMALQAGGSAEPEEVVLEELQVFKVPTPITEMEISVKRQMLYVGSRLGVAQLRLHQCETYGTACAECCLARDPYCAWDGASCTHYRPSLGKRRFRRQDIRHGNPVLQCPGQSQEEEAVGLVAATTVYGTEHNSTFLECLPKSPQAAVRWLLQRPGDEGPDQVKMDERVLHTERGLLFRRLSRFDAGTYTCTTLEHGFSQTVVRLALVVIVASQLDNVFPPAPKPEEPPARGGLASTRPKAWYKDILQLIGFANLPRVDEYCERVWCGGTMECSGSFRSRSRGKQAKGKSWAGLELGKKMKSRVHAEHNRTPREVEAT; encoded by the exons ACCTCCTGTCTGCCAACCGCTCTGCCATCTTTCTGGGCCCCCGGGGCTCCCTGAACCTCCAGGCCATGTACCTAGATGAGTACCGGGACCGCCTCTTTCTGGGTGGCCTGGACGCCCTCTACTCTCTGCGACTGGACCAGGCGTGGCCAGATCCCCGGGAG ACAGAGTGTGCCAACTTCGTGCGGGTGCTGCAGCCTCACAACCGGACCCACCTGCTAGCCTGTGGCACTGGGGCCTTCCAGCCCACCTGCGCCCTCATCACAGTGGGCCACCGTGGGGAG cATGTGCTCCACCTGGAGCCCGGCAGTGTGGAAAGCGGCCGGGGGCGGTGCCCTCACGAACCCAGCCGTCCCTTTGCCAGCACCTTCGTAG gtGGGGAGCTGTACACGGGTCTCACCGCTGACTTCCTGGGGCGAGAGGCCATGATCTTCCGAAGCGGAGGTCCTCGGCTAGCTCTGCGTTCTGACTCTGACCAGAGCCTCTTGCACG ACCCCCGGTTTGTGATGGCCGCCCGGATCCCTGAGAACTCTGACCAGGACAATGACAAGGTGTACTTCTTCTTCTCGGAAACTGTCCCCTCGCCCGATGGTGGCTTGAACTATGTCACTGTCAGCCGCGTGGGCCGCGTCTGCGTG AATGATGCTGGGGGCCAGCGGGTGCTGGTGAACAAATGGAGCACTTTCCtcaaggccaggctggtctgctcAGTGCCCGGCCCTGGTGGTGCCGAGACCCACTTTGACCAGCTAG AGGACGTGTTCCTGCTATGGCCCAAGGCCGGGAAAAGCCTTGAGGTGTATGCGCTGTTCAGCACTGTCAG TGCCGTGTTCCAGGGCTTCGCCGTCTGTGTGTACCACATGGCAGACATCTGGGAGGTCTTCAACGGGCCCTTTGCCCACCGAGATGGGCCTCAGCACCAGTGGGGGCCCTATGTGGGCAAGGTGCCCTTCCCCCGCCCTGGCGTG TGCCCCAGCAAGATGACTGCGCAGCCAGGGCGGCCTTTTGGCAGCACCAAGGACTACCCAGATGAGGTGCTGCAGTTTGCCCGAGCCCACCCCCTCATGTTCTGGCCTGTGCGGCCTCGGCATGGCCGCCCTGTCCTTGTCAAGACCCACCTGGCCCAGCAGCTACACCAGATCGTGGTGGACCGCGTGGAGGCAGAGGATGGGACCTACGATGTCATCTTCCTGGGGACTG ACTCAGGCTCCGTGCTCAAAGTCATGGCCCTCCAGGCAGGGGGCTCAGCTGAACCCGAGGAAGTGGTTCTGGAGGAGCTCCAGGTGTTTAAG gtGCCAACACCTATCACTGAAATGGAGATCTCTGTCAAAAGG CAAATGCTGTATGTGGGCTCTCGGCTGGGTGTGGCCCAGCTGCGGCTGCACCAGTGTGAGACTTACGGCACTGCCTGTGCAGAATGCTGCCTAGCCCGGGACCCATACTGTGCCTGGGACGGTGCCTCCTGTACCCACTACCGCCCTAGCCTCGGCAAGCGCCGGTTCCGCCGGCAGGACATCCGGCATGGCAACCCTGTCCTGCAGTGCCCGGGCCAGAGCCAGGAAG AGGAGGCAGTGGGACTTGTGGCGGCTACCACGGTCTACGGCACGGAGCACAACAGCACCTTCCTGGAGTGCCTGCCCAAGTCTCCCCAGGCTGCTGTCCGCTGGCTCTTGCAGAGGCCAGGGGATGAGGGGCCTGACCAG GTGAAGATGGACGAGCGAGTCTTGCACACGGAGCGAGGGCTGCTGTTCCGCAGGCTCAGCCGTTTCGATGCGGGCACATATACCTGCACCACTCTGGAGCATGGCTTCTCCCAGACTGTGGTCCGCCTGGCTCTGGTGGTGATTGTGGCCTCACAGCTGGACAACGTGTTCCCTCCGGCGCCAAAGCCAGAGGAGCCCCCAGCCCGGGGAGGCCTGGCTTCCACCCGACCCAAGGCCTGGTACAAGGACATCCTGCAGCTCATCGGCTTTGCCAACCTGCCCCGGGTAGATGAGTACTGTGAGCGCGTGTGGTGCGGGGGCACCATGGAATGCTCAGGCTCCTTCCGGAGCCGGAGCCGGGGCAAGCAGGCCAAGGGCAAGAGCTGGGCAGGGCTGGAGCTAGGCAAGAAGATGAAGAGCCGGGTGCATGCTGAGCACAATCGGacaccccgggaggtggaggccacGTAG
- the SEMA3G gene encoding semaphorin-3G isoform X1, with amino-acid sequence MAPSAWAICWLLGGLLLHGGSSGPSPGPSVPRLRLSYRDLLSANRSAIFLGPRGSLNLQAMYLDEYRDRLFLGGLDALYSLRLDQAWPDPREVLWPPQPGQREECVQKGRDPLTECANFVRVLQPHNRTHLLACGTGAFQPTCALITVGHRGEHVLHLEPGSVESGRGRCPHEPSRPFASTFVGGELYTGLTADFLGREAMIFRSGGPRLALRSDSDQSLLHDPRFVMAARIPENSDQDNDKVYFFFSETVPSPDGGLNYVTVSRVGRVCVNDAGGQRVLVNKWSTFLKARLVCSVPGPGGAETHFDQLEDVFLLWPKAGKSLEVYALFSTVSAVFQGFAVCVYHMADIWEVFNGPFAHRDGPQHQWGPYVGKVPFPRPGVCPSKMTAQPGRPFGSTKDYPDEVLQFARAHPLMFWPVRPRHGRPVLVKTHLAQQLHQIVVDRVEAEDGTYDVIFLGTDSGSVLKVMALQAGGSAEPEEVVLEELQVFKVPTPITEMEISVKRQMLYVGSRLGVAQLRLHQCETYGTACAECCLARDPYCAWDGASCTHYRPSLGKRRFRRQDIRHGNPVLQCPGQSQEEEAVGLVAATTVYGTEHNSTFLECLPKSPQAAVRWLLQRPGDEGPDQVKMDERVLHTERGLLFRRLSRFDAGTYTCTTLEHGFSQTVVRLALVVIVASQLDNVFPPAPKPEEPPARGGLASTRPKAWYKDILQLIGFANLPRVDEYCERVWCGGTMECSGSFRSRSRGKQAKGKSWAGLELGKKMKSRVHAEHNRTPREVEAT; translated from the exons ACCTCCTGTCTGCCAACCGCTCTGCCATCTTTCTGGGCCCCCGGGGCTCCCTGAACCTCCAGGCCATGTACCTAGATGAGTACCGGGACCGCCTCTTTCTGGGTGGCCTGGACGCCCTCTACTCTCTGCGACTGGACCAGGCGTGGCCAGATCCCCGGGAG GTCCTGTGGCCGCCGCAGCCAGGACAGAGGGAGGAGTGTGTTCAAAAGGGAAGAGATCCTTTG ACAGAGTGTGCCAACTTCGTGCGGGTGCTGCAGCCTCACAACCGGACCCACCTGCTAGCCTGTGGCACTGGGGCCTTCCAGCCCACCTGCGCCCTCATCACAGTGGGCCACCGTGGGGAG cATGTGCTCCACCTGGAGCCCGGCAGTGTGGAAAGCGGCCGGGGGCGGTGCCCTCACGAACCCAGCCGTCCCTTTGCCAGCACCTTCGTAG gtGGGGAGCTGTACACGGGTCTCACCGCTGACTTCCTGGGGCGAGAGGCCATGATCTTCCGAAGCGGAGGTCCTCGGCTAGCTCTGCGTTCTGACTCTGACCAGAGCCTCTTGCACG ACCCCCGGTTTGTGATGGCCGCCCGGATCCCTGAGAACTCTGACCAGGACAATGACAAGGTGTACTTCTTCTTCTCGGAAACTGTCCCCTCGCCCGATGGTGGCTTGAACTATGTCACTGTCAGCCGCGTGGGCCGCGTCTGCGTG AATGATGCTGGGGGCCAGCGGGTGCTGGTGAACAAATGGAGCACTTTCCtcaaggccaggctggtctgctcAGTGCCCGGCCCTGGTGGTGCCGAGACCCACTTTGACCAGCTAG AGGACGTGTTCCTGCTATGGCCCAAGGCCGGGAAAAGCCTTGAGGTGTATGCGCTGTTCAGCACTGTCAG TGCCGTGTTCCAGGGCTTCGCCGTCTGTGTGTACCACATGGCAGACATCTGGGAGGTCTTCAACGGGCCCTTTGCCCACCGAGATGGGCCTCAGCACCAGTGGGGGCCCTATGTGGGCAAGGTGCCCTTCCCCCGCCCTGGCGTG TGCCCCAGCAAGATGACTGCGCAGCCAGGGCGGCCTTTTGGCAGCACCAAGGACTACCCAGATGAGGTGCTGCAGTTTGCCCGAGCCCACCCCCTCATGTTCTGGCCTGTGCGGCCTCGGCATGGCCGCCCTGTCCTTGTCAAGACCCACCTGGCCCAGCAGCTACACCAGATCGTGGTGGACCGCGTGGAGGCAGAGGATGGGACCTACGATGTCATCTTCCTGGGGACTG ACTCAGGCTCCGTGCTCAAAGTCATGGCCCTCCAGGCAGGGGGCTCAGCTGAACCCGAGGAAGTGGTTCTGGAGGAGCTCCAGGTGTTTAAG gtGCCAACACCTATCACTGAAATGGAGATCTCTGTCAAAAGG CAAATGCTGTATGTGGGCTCTCGGCTGGGTGTGGCCCAGCTGCGGCTGCACCAGTGTGAGACTTACGGCACTGCCTGTGCAGAATGCTGCCTAGCCCGGGACCCATACTGTGCCTGGGACGGTGCCTCCTGTACCCACTACCGCCCTAGCCTCGGCAAGCGCCGGTTCCGCCGGCAGGACATCCGGCATGGCAACCCTGTCCTGCAGTGCCCGGGCCAGAGCCAGGAAG AGGAGGCAGTGGGACTTGTGGCGGCTACCACGGTCTACGGCACGGAGCACAACAGCACCTTCCTGGAGTGCCTGCCCAAGTCTCCCCAGGCTGCTGTCCGCTGGCTCTTGCAGAGGCCAGGGGATGAGGGGCCTGACCAG GTGAAGATGGACGAGCGAGTCTTGCACACGGAGCGAGGGCTGCTGTTCCGCAGGCTCAGCCGTTTCGATGCGGGCACATATACCTGCACCACTCTGGAGCATGGCTTCTCCCAGACTGTGGTCCGCCTGGCTCTGGTGGTGATTGTGGCCTCACAGCTGGACAACGTGTTCCCTCCGGCGCCAAAGCCAGAGGAGCCCCCAGCCCGGGGAGGCCTGGCTTCCACCCGACCCAAGGCCTGGTACAAGGACATCCTGCAGCTCATCGGCTTTGCCAACCTGCCCCGGGTAGATGAGTACTGTGAGCGCGTGTGGTGCGGGGGCACCATGGAATGCTCAGGCTCCTTCCGGAGCCGGAGCCGGGGCAAGCAGGCCAAGGGCAAGAGCTGGGCAGGGCTGGAGCTAGGCAAGAAGATGAAGAGCCGGGTGCATGCTGAGCACAATCGGacaccccgggaggtggaggccacGTAG
- the PHF7 gene encoding PHD finger protein 7 isoform X1 produces MKTLKEKKECQRLRKSAKTRRVTQRKPSSGPVCWLCLQEPGDPEKLGEFLQKDNISVHYFCLILSSKLPQRGQSNRGFHGFLPEDIKKEAARASRKICFVCKKKGAAINCQKDQCIRNFHLPCGQEKGCLSQFFGEYKSFCDKHRPAQNIQHGNMGEESCILCCEDLSQQSVENIQSPCCSQAIYHRKCIQKYAHTSAKHFFKCPQCNNRKEFPQEMLRMGIHIPDRDAAWELEPGAFSDLYQRYQHCDAPICLYEQGRDSFEDEGRWCLILCDTCGSHGTHRDCSSLRSNSKKWECEECSPAAATDYIPENSGDIPCCSSTFHPEEHFCRDNTLEENPGLSWTDWPEPSLLEKPESSRGRRSHSWRSKGVRITNSCKKSK; encoded by the exons ATGAAgactctaaaagaaaagaaggaatgccaaagattgag GAAATCTGCCAAGACTAGGAGGGTAACCCAGAGGAAACCGTCTTCAGGGCCTG TTTGCTGGCTATGCCTTCAAGAACCTGGGGATCCCGAAAAATTAGGGGAATTTCTTCAGAAAGACAATATCAGCGTGCATTATTTCTGTCTT ATCTTATCTAGTAAGCTGCCTCAGAGGGGCCAGTCCAACAGAGGTTTCCATGGATTCCTGCCTGAAGATATCAAAAAGGAGGCAGCTCGGGCTTCTAGGAAG ATCTGCTTTGTGTGCAAGAAAAAGGGAGCTGCTATCAACTGCCAGAAGGATCAGTGCATCAGAAACTTCCATCTGCCTTGTGGCCAAGAAAAGGGTTGCCTTTCACAATTTTTTGGAGAGTACAA ATCATTTTGTGACAAACATCGCCCAGCACAGAACATCCAACATGGGAATATGGGGGAGGAAAGTTGCATCTTGTGTTGTGAAGACTTATCCCAACAGAGTGTTGAGAACATCCAGAGCCCATGTTGTAGTCAAGCCATCTACCACCGCAAGTGCATACAG AAATATGCCCACACATCAGCAAAGCATTTCTTCAAATGTCCACAGTGTAACAATCGAAAAGAATTTCCTCAAGAAATGCTGAGAATGGGAATTCATATTCCAGACAG AGATGCTGCCTGGGAACTCGAGCCAGGGGCTTTCTCAGACTTATATCAGCGCTATCAGCACTGTGATGCCCCCATCTGTCTGTATGAACAAGGCAGAGACAGCTTTGAGGATGAAGG GAGGTGGTGCCTCATTCTGTGTGATACATGCGGATCCCACGGAACCCACAGGGACTGCTCCTCTCTTAGATCCAACAGTAAGAAATGGGAGTGTGAGGAGTGTTCACCTGCTGCAGCCACAG ACTACATACCTGAAAACTCAGGGGACATCCCTTGCTGCAGCAGCACCTTCCACCCTGAGGAGCATTTCTGCAGAGACAACACCCTGGAAGAGAATCCGGGCCTTTCTTGGACGGATTGGCCAGAACCTTCCTTATTAGAAAAGCCAGAGTCCTCTCGTGGCAGGAGGAGCCACTCCTGGAGGTCCAAGGGTGTCAGAATCACTAACAGCTGCAAAAAATCCAAGTAa
- the PHF7 gene encoding PHD finger protein 7 isoform X2 — protein sequence MPKIEILSSKLPQRGQSNRGFHGFLPEDIKKEAARASRKICFVCKKKGAAINCQKDQCIRNFHLPCGQEKGCLSQFFGEYKSFCDKHRPAQNIQHGNMGEESCILCCEDLSQQSVENIQSPCCSQAIYHRKCIQKYAHTSAKHFFKCPQCNNRKEFPQEMLRMGIHIPDRDAAWELEPGAFSDLYQRYQHCDAPICLYEQGRDSFEDEGRWCLILCDTCGSHGTHRDCSSLRSNSKKWECEECSPAAATDYIPENSGDIPCCSSTFHPEEHFCRDNTLEENPGLSWTDWPEPSLLEKPESSRGRRSHSWRSKGVRITNSCKKSK from the exons atgccaaagattgag ATCTTATCTAGTAAGCTGCCTCAGAGGGGCCAGTCCAACAGAGGTTTCCATGGATTCCTGCCTGAAGATATCAAAAAGGAGGCAGCTCGGGCTTCTAGGAAG ATCTGCTTTGTGTGCAAGAAAAAGGGAGCTGCTATCAACTGCCAGAAGGATCAGTGCATCAGAAACTTCCATCTGCCTTGTGGCCAAGAAAAGGGTTGCCTTTCACAATTTTTTGGAGAGTACAA ATCATTTTGTGACAAACATCGCCCAGCACAGAACATCCAACATGGGAATATGGGGGAGGAAAGTTGCATCTTGTGTTGTGAAGACTTATCCCAACAGAGTGTTGAGAACATCCAGAGCCCATGTTGTAGTCAAGCCATCTACCACCGCAAGTGCATACAG AAATATGCCCACACATCAGCAAAGCATTTCTTCAAATGTCCACAGTGTAACAATCGAAAAGAATTTCCTCAAGAAATGCTGAGAATGGGAATTCATATTCCAGACAG AGATGCTGCCTGGGAACTCGAGCCAGGGGCTTTCTCAGACTTATATCAGCGCTATCAGCACTGTGATGCCCCCATCTGTCTGTATGAACAAGGCAGAGACAGCTTTGAGGATGAAGG GAGGTGGTGCCTCATTCTGTGTGATACATGCGGATCCCACGGAACCCACAGGGACTGCTCCTCTCTTAGATCCAACAGTAAGAAATGGGAGTGTGAGGAGTGTTCACCTGCTGCAGCCACAG ACTACATACCTGAAAACTCAGGGGACATCCCTTGCTGCAGCAGCACCTTCCACCCTGAGGAGCATTTCTGCAGAGACAACACCCTGGAAGAGAATCCGGGCCTTTCTTGGACGGATTGGCCAGAACCTTCCTTATTAGAAAAGCCAGAGTCCTCTCGTGGCAGGAGGAGCCACTCCTGGAGGTCCAAGGGTGTCAGAATCACTAACAGCTGCAAAAAATCCAAGTAa